The genomic segment acattacctaaaagttgttctgtacctttttcctgtccctggtcagcccagtccgtactcactatcggtacagagagctctaaaagtcgcattgcgtaaaaatcacaatttaccgataaaagtgtacagtttaattgacatttaccgacaaagatggtggaactaaaaaaccgaatcagttggaacagccccATGTGCCCGacagtttatatattttttccgacagtctgcagtccagtttttgttttcccctttctcttaaactcttccttctttttccccttcctcctttttctctctttccgttttcctctttttttttttctttctcctttttcgtttcctttttttttgcttgtgactcgtcagggggggcagtctgcccccctgcccccccccttaggtcTGCTAGtggccccccttctgatctcagCCGCCGTTCGCGCGATCGCGCCAAATTTTGGCACGCACAAagaccacataaactacaagctagtatttaaaaaaaattgaaaataatattttttttaatttattatggATAAAATATGCgatcatgaaaaacattatttgcattttaacgcccaattttacttcaaattctctttatttttgtagatgtcatctttgtaatctaattcaAAGGTTTCCACAAGAAAAACTTCGAAAGCCAATTTTtaccttatgtatttctttgtttttagaatttctttgttttttaatcttttgttttttcattgttttttcaatggaaattattacagaccattcaaaaactaaattaaacaccaaattaattaagcagaccaattagaacaaaatatcatatttttttatgaatttcatctcccatagactttgtacacaaagtataaaatcGAGCCATTTTCGGCGTGACAGTGTCTCGTAAAAAGTGAGGTGAcgtcgcgatgctatacccgtatgtcgagaatttggtctcaaaatttgcgcgagacttcaaaCAAAAAAGAAGTCATGAAATTTTGCGGCGCTATATCTTTTTGTGTTTCAGAAATATCGCATGAAGCGTCGAGGAGGGGGGTCAATGCATCTTTGGATTGTAGTTACCGTATGAAGCATTAAAGAAAATCATTTGTGCTGTATTTGTTATTCTCCAGTGGATATTCACTTCAATTCAATCATTTAttttgcccccacccccaaaCTATATTTTAGAGAACAAAAAAggacacaataaaaaaagattgtCAATAATTGTAAGAAGTATTTCCTTGTAAAGTAAAGAGTCATAGAAAATGtgaaaacatgatttcaatCTAAAAACACAACTTTACCCGCCTTTTTTCTGacatgttctttctttttccggATATTtagttcttttcatatttttttacttttgtgcATTCTCCATCTTTCTATCTTTATCTCCTTCATTCTTCAAGTTTGATGTAGTATTGAAAAAAAGGATGATAGGGtaacgatatatatatatatataaattcatcCCTGAAGAAGGTCTATGACCGAAAATTTGGAAGATTATGTCTCCTGACGGCGTTTCTATTAagtctttttttgtttcttcattATGACGCCGACGCAGAActctttgatttatatataaatatatatatatatacacagtgtaaataaaaaaaaccttataAATCTTCAATTCAAGAAAAAGATATATGTAATGAACGCATAatcgttatatatatatggcGAGAAAGggtatcttctcccaaataatttgatgcCATATAACGCGGGTGATCAGGAgaagtagcgtacctaggattttccacagggggggggggggcaaaaccgtccggcAAAAAAtttgaccagcaaaaaaaaaaaaggtcttcaatcaccaATAAAGGATTtcaaaggatttcgtaccagaaaaaaaattgacaagcaagcaaaaaaaaaaaaaaaaaaaaaagttttcaagctcgtcggggggggggggggggaaaggtcttcaagctcgtcaggggggcaaaaaaggtcttgaagctcgtcaggggggcagggatacgtcctttgcatgggttgtgactcgtcaggggagCAGaatgcccccctgccccccccccccgttggtacgctagtgatcaggaggtattctttgcagtgatgtaaactTTGATTTGTGCCAAactaaggcatgactgcaatcaTGACAATGAATGAACCGCAGATGCcagtgatgtcataatcctacatgagttagtaaacatatttgcaaatcccttttcaaATGAAGCATTGATACtaaaaatgtataatattttacaaatataacGTAAATTACtggaaaaatgttttgaaatggatttcaGTAACGCAACTTTATGTATTCGTGACATATTTTCCCTTAGATTGGGGATTTATGAGGggtcaaatgttttttttttttactcacaaggtgaatatttttttatattcaatttttatttatggCCCGAGCATTTTtctttgaacatgttgaagtgAGCGCCATAAAAACAGAACATTATAGGCCGACACCAAAACATTGTGATCCAGATATATCATAGCTGACATATAACCGTAGTTATCGGTTAAAGGTTGCTACAGAGTGCAAACAATATTTGAGTGCATTTGAAGGTCTTCGGAATCACACTATCGTCAAGCACATATCCGGCTATCCGTTAACATAACATACTGAATATATAGATGCTTCGGACTGTATATTACCTGGAGGGATAAAGCCTGTATACttgtaaaaacaaataatcatcatCTGTAAACTGgtgcatttttttcattcaccaaGTCGCGTTCAACTGGAAATACAACTTATATTTTCTGTCCTATCAAGTGGTTTTCCTCTAGTGAATGACGAGCCCTGAAATTAATTAGGACTTTGCGTGATTAACAACTCTACCTTTGGGTATCATTTTTTAAGCTTCATTGCAGAAAGGTAATTTTTTCTTTGACTGGAAATCTGCCAGTGTAAGTGCTGGGGGTTTCCTAAGGTATGATGATATATGTCGCTTCCATCAAATTATAATGGGCCGATATGTCTTGTATACTCTTGGATTCTACTATCATCGGTGTGATTCTCGAGCATTATGATTGCAAATGCAATTAGTCAATAATAATCAGTGATCCTATGCATTTTGCCTGTTCGTTCTACAAGGTTTCCGTTGCATAGATGGTCCAGATCGAGCTTTATAGAGAATGGTCGCAAGATTGATgtcatttatttagattttatGAATATCTTCGGTACTTGACAATACCGTCGATTTTCCTTGCTATACATGAACATATTATACAGATATAGTTGATTGGATCAAGTTTCAACgggcaacaaatttattcaaccACCTGTTCATTTCTAAAGGAGCACAAAAGAAAGTACAGCTGTAATTAAGTACCTTTTTGATGTCCGCCGTTCGAAACCGCTAGTTTCATGGGGGAAATCCGAGGAGTTGATCCTTgcaaatattaatttgcatcaATATTCCATCTtttatatcaattaaaaaaaactggaatTCATATGAAAAGACATCAATAAATAAGCAATATTGCGCCGAGATTTGGCCAGATTGTATCAAGAAAtctttaattaataaaaaaaagtaagaatttAACCTTTACTGAAAACAGACTTAgacacttttccgatcgtttgcggctaatgaaaatttgaaatgcagTAGTTagaatattgttgttcattatTGTATGTCAGATaagtgcccgcacatgcccagtctAGTAAATTTTAGTCAcatttcaggacatattgcataatTTCTTTTCGCATGCCTTTGAATTATGCACTGCACAAATCGTCAGACCAAGATGCAGCGAAAAagcaatcatcatcacaatagCACATTCCTTTTGCATATGATAGGTACAGAATCATGCTGGAATCTTTTGTCTACACTTTCGAATggatgttgagcaaagtgcattCCTGACATAGTTTCTGCTAGCGGCTTTGAACCCTGTTCAAAGGGATTTTGTATGTCTtactcactggcggatccaggggggggggggcagagccgacccgtgcccctccccctttgagaggcaaagttaaaatttgtaatgtaaaaatgccgttaaaacagaagtttgcccccccccccccccttgaaagtgaagaccttttttttttgctttttcgtggacgaaatgtcattatttttggttgaaaacctgTTTTGATTTgttcttgcttgtcaaattttcctctgggaaaatgtgccccccccccctttgaaaaaaacctggatccgcccctggtccgACTCCTTTATAATTGTTGGGTCTATGTCACTGGTCCGGGATTGTGCACATTCTGTGCACGCTGGACCAGGCCAtctgaaaaaaagtgaaaagaccTTACAAGAAAAGAGGCTTAGCTTTGCTTTAAACAATCTGTCACACGAATAGGATTGGGCCACTCAAAACATTCAAAGCAGTCCAGTGACTACACACATGATCTGCaactttcagacaatatttatAACGACCTTAATTCCTTTCAACGAGTTCGTTATTCGACGAGAAAACCAATTAGTAATTGGTGTATGTACTTCGCAAATTAAGTCAGTTTCCAGATTTTTATGTTTCAAATGCAAATCATCATCAGTTCATATTCATCTCTTTCAGGGAAAAAGACCTACACAGAAACTGCATGTTGTAAACTGTCAGAACAACAATCGATCATTTAATGCAAACAAGTTCAAATTGTTGTTAACAAAGACTTCGCAACATGGTTGATGCAGTGATCGCCAAGAGTCCGTTTAAGATCCACACAATGGAGATGAACGTTGGTGGAGATCCTCTGCGGATTGTTGTCTCTGGTTATCCTGAAATGAAGGGTGACACCCTCCTGGAGAGGTATCGCTTCACCCGGGATCACTTGGATCACATCCGAAGGGCCATCATCCTTGAGCCAAGGGGTCACTACGACATGTGGGGAGCCATTCCCATCAAGCCAGACAACCCTGAGGCGCACATTGGAGCGTGCTATCTTAACGCAGAAGGGTACAATTTCATGTGCGGTCACGCCACCATTGGTCTTGCCAGATATACCGTCGACTCTGGCTTGGTCGAAAAGACGTCCCCTGAGACACAGCTGAACATCCAACTGCCTTGCGGTCTACTGAAAGCTTATGTGGAATACAACGAAGAGACGAAAACAACGGGCAGAACAAGATTCACCAGCGTTCCCGCTTTTTTGTGGGAAAAGGGTAGGACTCTTTATATTATATATCGTTGTTCTACATTTTCCAACCAAAGGATTACTACAGTATGTACAAGTTGAAGTTTTATTACCCATAAAAATAAGTCACGTTGAGATTGTAATCTTCACGTTTTGCACATGTTTATTGCTTTCAAACCGGGCACAATctttatatatgaaatatcaataatatCAAGTATTATGAAGATAACGTAGTGGTGTTCCACAAGGCTCTTTCATGGGACCCACCCTTTATCAAACATGAACTATGCCCAAGATTTAAGTTTATGTACGATCAGAATACATGACTGAAGTaagtaataattcatttattcagtgATTGCTACTTAAATTCGGAATTtgtttaaatgacctttaactctGGTCATATCAAACTTTTATTGTGGATGCTATTAGAAGACtgtctgtaaaaaataaagctAATAGACTTGTCTTTACAATACCAACTACAAGTTTTTGGCTCTTCGAGcatccgaaaaaaaaaaatctctcctGAATATCCCCGAATCATAACACTTCAAAATTTCTTCCGACGAGCCAGAGATGATCtcacttatttcattattatcaactAGTTATTATTAAACAGAATCTATTCTTATATTTATTGAAGAAATGGTAAAGATAAAGCAAGGTATAGCGTGGATAtttttgataaagttttaaccccGTCATCATCGATTAATACTTTCAATAGATGCCGAGATAGAGGTTCCTGGGTTCGGAAAGGTCAAAGTAGACGTCAGCTTTGGGGGTGTCTTCTATGTTCTTGTCTCCACCAGTCAGCTTGGATTGGACATTGTTAAGTCGCCTCTTAGAGACCTCAAGGATGCCGGGATAGCTATCACCAAGGCAACAAATGATGCGATTTCAGTACAGCACCCAGAGAACCCGGATATAAACTGCATCGTCGGGACTATTTTAACAGACGGCAACGAAACACCCGATACGGACACCACTTACAACTTGCTGGTTTACGGTGATCAGGGCATGGTAAGCCGTATTTTCCTGGATCCATTCTTCGTAGCCACCCCCACCTCATCCCTTCCCCTACCTCTACCCATACGATCGCCACAGGCCGACTCTATAATTTTCTAAGATGAACAAAAAGGCATAAAGATCTTTTTAAAGAAAGGAAATGGAAGAGTATCGAAAAGAGATGTCGATATCCTCGAGCTCTGTACCTATGATTAGGTCGAACAtgataataagaaataataCCCTGTCCTCACCCTTGGTTATGCATAGACCTTGTGCAATGTTTTGGCTACAGTTTTGTACATAATATGGATGATATATCTAATCTTCTGCTATATATATATCCCCTCTCATTATCTCACTGATTAGATTGCTCGAGCCCCATGTGGATCCGGGACGGTGTCTCGAGTCGCCATGCAATACCAGAAAGGACTGACTGATCTCAATCAACCAAGGTACTACAAGAGCCGCTGGGGATCCTCCTTCATCGCCAAGGCCGTGGAGACAACCAAAGTGGGAGATAGAGATGCCGTCCGAATCGAGGTTTCTGGAAGAGGCCATTACATTGGACAAAATACGTTCTTCTTTGAAGAGAATGACGAGATGGGCAAAGGTTTCATGGTTGATTGAAGTCCGTGCACTGAAGTATTAGGGATTTTTCACAACCACTACATAAACGATTTCTGGAACGTAGATAAgttattgtcaaaagcccttcgtGACAAAGCAGCccttgtcgaaaatcggtgaatgcggtttcgtcctggactctggacaaacgacttATTTGCTCGTTTTCGTCAGATTTCTAATCTTAGGATGGTCTGCTatcccggttcaccaattttcgacaatgacctataatatgtccattgtgatttaacgggcattttcaatagattttcaCTGTTCCAGAAAGCGTAGTGGTTGCACAAACTTGATATTGtctattttacatgtatgtacatgtgtcACATACCCAGACTAccgaatgatttttttttgtgcaatGGTTGCCAATTTAATGAAAGTCACGAACAGATAATGTCTTGAGAGATTTGTTATCTTCTCCCAAATGTTAACATTAACATGATCAGTGTGTAGTAGTAATATATGTTATGCTTGGATAATCGGGAGGTATCACTGATTTGATGTAAAATTCGAATTGTGTCAAAGTATAGACCTGACTATGATTGAAGTGAATTAATGCAGGGTCTTTAATATAAGAGTTGGAGTCCAATTTGATTGCGAAGTACCCTTTTTCTGATATTCAATCAACACGGTGTTTATTAATAAATTCTTATGTTAATccaattgaaaatatatattgcaaTGAAATATATTCGGTGTATTATTTCCAGATATAAAATTAATATGATGTGCATGTAATATTGAATACTACTGATAAAATTTAGGTCATTCATATCCAAACTAAGCAGTGAAGGTCCTAAAGGAGATCCCTGAATCACATCACTTTTAATATTGGCTTGTACCGGAAGGAGTGGTAGCATCGGGTCGCGTCGCGTTATCAGGTATCCGCCATCGTTCGTCcaaagcctccccccccccctccctcacccTACCTGTTTTACTGGAAGGTTGCGGTGggactttttattttaaactcGCCATTCTAATTACTTTCGCCGAGTTTCTAATTCACATTTTACCTTCAAGCAGCCATTCCAAAGAGCCTATCGTCCGGACGGGTTTATCACAAGTTGGTCTACAGCCGATTAGTCTAATAGACCACTTCAGTAGGGCTAccaaatgacaattagaccaagtggttttTTAGACTAAGTGAGTATGGACTAAACTATGTTAGACCAACCGTTGTGAAACAAAGTGGGCAACGGACCAAAATTAATGTGTACGCCACACTAGTATTGTTGGGGTTTAATTTGACGATTatacgaaatggcaattagaccaactgataaTCGATTGATTAATGATCAATTTATGCAATTTTAAATCTCCTATGAAAATTGATAAGATTGTAAAGAGAAAAGTATTGCTGTAGGCCTATTAAAAGTGTTTAAGGATACATTTAACTTGAAGTATAGGGTAGACctatatttttacaaattatttcCCACTTCCATATATCGAGATGCCAGGATATAACCCCTTGTTCGTGCCAGTGTCCCTTAAAAGATATTATAATTGGTTTAATGTAAAATCTATAAACATATTTAAAGGCATTggaatcatgataataatactcTCGTGATGCAGCGGATATAAACCTTTGCAGTAGTGTCAGGAGTATTAATCATTTGatgatttgaaagaaatatatcgTTTATGTCCTGAAAAGTGGGTATGTATCCCCCACCTGCCCACCGGTTTTACGCCAGTGATGCAAAGTGCTGAATACAACTCACATAGATGATATGCTATAACTGTCATGTTTTGtagattttaaagaaaatttcgAAAATAGTATATTTTCGACTGtctccatgttttttttttttttttttttgggggggggggcaagatttattattaattattaaactATCATGTTTATATCTGTTTCTTATAATCATGCAAAAGAACTGTCAACTTGCTTCCTTTTatatgagaattttttttattgtattgtattttcttatttgttttgttgataAATAAAACCATCCGTGTTGCAGAACTTAATTTGTACTTTGTGCTATATAATGAGTAGTTCCATGTTAATTTTAATGTTCTCTTGTCATATCAAAGGCCTTTCAAACATCTCGCTCCCCTGAAGTTCAGATAAAGTTTATGGGCCTGCAATAACTCGTCAATAGTTCCCTGGGGGATCGATTTAAACTTTTACTTAAAGGGGAGGCTGGATAAAGGAACCATCAGGTCTTCACTATATTATTTTCACATCATTCTGAAGCTGGACACATAACGGGGTATTCGTTATTTACACGTTTTTTATTGGGCATGCActccctgcaccccccccccccccgtgcctGCTTCAAAGACAATGAATTAGCATAGACAGACAGATTAATATCTCATAATAAcgaaaatgatgattatattacaataatatatatatatttttaatgctaTACCGATCAATATTAATAAGATTCATGCATTTCAACGCCCCCTTGTCATTAAGTTTGTCATCTACGAATTCTCCAAAATGTATATTCTGTGACAGATTTGTTCATTGCTAATCAATCGAATTATTTCAGTAACTTTAAAGTGTGAACTGGGCATGGGAGTTGTGATACAGAGCATTAGTGTATCATGAACACCATGCAAAATGATGCAACTATACAAATAAGTCACAATCATGTGTACTTTGGCCTGATTACTCGCCTGAAAAATATCAGCTATATATCCTACTGTAACCTTAGTTCAGACGTGGATCCAGGGGTAATCAAAGGggcaaatccccccccccccacatacacacacacctcATCCCTAGTTCTAAACAAGGAAATGTGCATTACACATCCCTgtgtaaaaatgatttttttttttcagcccaTTGGAATTTTTTGGAGGACCTCCAAATGATGAAACAAGCCAATCTATATAATCCTGTATTTGCCCAAGGTCCAAGGTCTGTCATAATATAACCAGATGGGATTGCATTAGTTGAGAAGATGATTCCTAATTTAGCCCACAATGGGAAATCGAAGCTTCCCCTCAGCCTTGGAAGATAAGGTTGgcaatgaagggggggggggcagggatgtgccc from the Lytechinus pictus isolate F3 Inbred chromosome 1, Lp3.0, whole genome shotgun sequence genome contains:
- the LOC129253852 gene encoding trans-L-3-hydroxyproline dehydratase-like encodes the protein MVDAVIAKSPFKIHTMEMNVGGDPLRIVVSGYPEMKGDTLLERYRFTRDHLDHIRRAIILEPRGHYDMWGAIPIKPDNPEAHIGACYLNAEGYNFMCGHATIGLARYTVDSGLVEKTSPETQLNIQLPCGLLKAYVEYNEETKTTGRTRFTSVPAFLWEKDAEIEVPGFGKVKVDVSFGGVFYVLVSTSQLGLDIVKSPLRDLKDAGIAITKATNDAISVQHPENPDINCIVGTILTDGNETPDTDTTYNLLVYGDQGMIARAPCGSGTVSRVAMQYQKGLTDLNQPRYYKSRWGSSFIAKAVETTKVGDRDAVRIEVSGRGHYIGQNTFFFEENDEMGKGFMVD